In one Candidatus Binataceae bacterium genomic region, the following are encoded:
- a CDS encoding efflux RND transporter periplasmic adaptor subunit, giving the protein MAERIATKPASGPSFYIKWIALPLIAIIVAGGIVVARDLAVRSQRGNLEEEAARGRVVLCTTLHGEIATRTITLPGEIHGFYETPIYAKISGYVKHMFVDKGSYVKAGQLVATIESPETDQEVRNYKSTYDLAKITDARNQVLVSQAVIPQQTADESHLTMLADLASWKQLVATQQYERVYAPFDGMITVRNLYPGALVATPSAANTSNPSIYQIATLKPLRVYVYLPQTYTPFVRDGDESIVTVSEYPSRDYKGSITRHPTALDQDTRTMLIEVDLPNEDLTLYPGMYANVAITIKGSNGAPRVPDEALIFNGERVYVPIVRDRKIHLVDVKLGLDDGIHCQVTRGLKGDETVALGLGQAVTEGELIRPLMAKGN; this is encoded by the coding sequence ATGGCTGAGCGAATCGCAACCAAACCCGCCAGCGGTCCCAGCTTTTACATCAAGTGGATCGCGCTCCCGCTCATCGCAATAATCGTGGCCGGGGGAATCGTCGTGGCCCGCGATCTTGCGGTTCGCAGCCAGCGCGGGAACCTCGAAGAGGAAGCGGCGCGCGGCCGGGTCGTTCTTTGCACAACACTGCACGGGGAGATTGCCACGCGTACAATCACGCTGCCCGGCGAGATTCACGGCTTTTACGAGACGCCTATCTACGCCAAGATCTCCGGCTACGTGAAGCACATGTTCGTGGACAAGGGATCGTACGTGAAAGCGGGGCAGCTTGTCGCCACCATCGAATCGCCCGAGACCGATCAAGAGGTGCGCAATTACAAGTCGACCTATGATCTCGCGAAGATCACCGACGCTCGGAATCAGGTCCTCGTGTCGCAGGCGGTTATTCCGCAGCAGACGGCCGATGAAAGCCATCTGACCATGCTCGCCGACTTGGCAAGCTGGAAGCAGCTAGTCGCGACACAACAGTACGAGCGCGTTTACGCTCCGTTCGATGGGATGATAACAGTGCGCAATCTATACCCGGGAGCACTCGTAGCGACCCCGAGCGCGGCCAACACGTCGAATCCGAGCATCTACCAAATCGCCACTCTGAAACCGTTGCGCGTCTACGTGTACCTGCCGCAGACGTATACTCCTTTCGTGCGCGACGGCGACGAGTCGATAGTAACGGTAAGCGAATACCCGAGCCGCGACTACAAGGGATCGATCACGAGGCACCCGACCGCTTTGGATCAGGACACTCGTACCATGCTCATCGAGGTCGACCTGCCGAATGAGGACCTCACGTTGTATCCGGGGATGTACGCGAACGTTGCCATCACCATCAAAGGTTCGAACGGTGCGCCGCGGGTCCCGGACGAAGCACTGATCTTTAACGGCGAGCGCGTTTACGTCCCGATAGTGCGCGATAGGAAAATACATCTCGTCGATGTAAAACTTGGTCTTGATGATGGAATCCATTGCCAAGTCACTCGCGGGCTGAAAGGCGATGA